Proteins from one Polymorphobacter megasporae genomic window:
- a CDS encoding Csu type fimbrial protein, which produces MTLGPYSGMQVDTGSTNLTVNCTAGSANYTVGLSGGNSGVTTARTMKSGTVVLNYSLSRDAARTQNWGNVAGTDTYAGNGATASVSVPIYPRIAAGQLVAPGTYTDTVSTASKSFTVSATILPSCSISTSAMSFGIYAGTVLDSTSTITLTCSNTTSYTVSLNQGVATGATTSARQMTRSGATTLNYTLSSDAARTANWGNTAGGDTVAGTGSGNSQTLTIYGRVPAGQRVMPGSYADTIVATITY; this is translated from the coding sequence ATGACCCTCGGCCCGTATAGCGGAATGCAGGTTGATACAGGCTCGACCAATCTGACGGTCAATTGCACCGCCGGTTCGGCGAACTATACGGTCGGCCTTAGCGGCGGTAATAGCGGCGTCACTACTGCACGGACGATGAAATCGGGCACGGTGGTGCTCAACTACAGCCTGTCTCGCGACGCCGCGCGAACGCAGAACTGGGGTAATGTTGCGGGGACCGACACCTATGCCGGCAACGGTGCCACCGCTTCGGTATCCGTACCGATATACCCAAGGATTGCTGCAGGTCAGCTTGTCGCGCCGGGAACCTACACCGATACTGTGAGCACAGCATCGAAATCGTTCACTGTCAGTGCAACGATCCTACCTTCGTGCAGCATTTCTACGAGCGCGATGAGCTTCGGAATATATGCCGGAACGGTACTGGACTCGACATCGACCATCACGCTCACGTGCTCCAATACAACCTCATACACGGTCTCGCTCAACCAAGGTGTCGCGACAGGAGCAACAACGTCCGCCCGGCAAATGACCCGTTCCGGTGCTACTACGCTCAATTATACGCTGTCGTCGGACGCCGCCCGAACGGCAAACTGGGGAAATACCGCCGGTGGCGACACCGTGGCCGGGACCGGTAGTGGGAATTCTCAGACGCTGACTATCTACGGTCGTGTACCGGCTGGCCAGCGCGTTATGCCAGGTTCGTATGCAGATACGATAGTCGCAACGATTACGTATTAG
- a CDS encoding GGDEF domain-containing protein — MATFKFRLPDDTYIDLVRSLFLTLVPTTIMAVSFLTIGALVVFQTGSTVLASLVSLGTLAALARIAVLLRYRRQLADARLTTDRARALERRFGGAYLAFAGIFGAFCAAALMAGPGSSNAAIIGLLFGYGAGVAAGVSLRPWISVPSLLVATVPTIIVTWSTPDATHVVLGLLTALFVGGAIQSMSARYRRAAGDITMRRSFSLLARRDHLTGLPNRLSLRERYDEFVHAAGGADIIAVHCLDLDRFKPVNDCFGHPVGDALLKAVADRLLGSIGECDFAARIGGDEFVIVQTEAKNADEVKALATRVAKAIAEPFCIAGHTVQIATSIGYVLSSTHGSDLSQLVASADQALCAVKARGGGIKQCDAIVDSTAYDSEVRIAA, encoded by the coding sequence GTGGCCACATTTAAATTCAGGCTGCCCGACGACACGTATATCGATCTCGTGCGCAGTCTGTTTCTGACGCTCGTGCCGACGACGATCATGGCGGTATCCTTTCTGACGATCGGCGCGCTGGTCGTGTTTCAGACCGGCAGCACGGTGCTGGCGTCGCTGGTGTCACTTGGCACCTTGGCGGCTCTGGCTCGGATCGCGGTGCTTTTGCGTTACCGCCGCCAATTGGCCGACGCGCGTCTGACGACCGACCGCGCCCGGGCACTCGAGCGGCGCTTCGGCGGCGCTTACCTCGCTTTTGCCGGGATATTCGGCGCATTCTGCGCCGCCGCACTGATGGCCGGTCCGGGATCATCGAATGCAGCGATCATCGGCCTCCTGTTCGGCTACGGGGCCGGAGTCGCCGCGGGCGTGTCACTGCGACCGTGGATCAGTGTTCCCAGCCTACTTGTCGCCACGGTCCCGACCATAATTGTCACGTGGTCGACGCCCGACGCCACGCACGTGGTGCTTGGATTGCTCACCGCGCTCTTCGTCGGCGGTGCAATCCAGTCAATGTCGGCGCGGTACCGGCGCGCGGCCGGAGACATCACCATGCGCCGCTCGTTCTCGCTGCTCGCGCGCCGCGATCACCTGACCGGTCTACCCAACCGGCTGTCGCTCCGCGAGCGCTACGACGAATTCGTGCACGCGGCCGGGGGTGCCGATATCATCGCCGTTCATTGTCTCGATCTCGACCGCTTCAAGCCGGTCAACGATTGCTTCGGCCATCCGGTTGGCGACGCCTTGCTAAAGGCCGTCGCCGATCGCCTGCTCGGCAGTATCGGCGAGTGTGATTTTGCCGCACGGATCGGCGGCGACGAATTCGTCATCGTGCAGACCGAGGCAAAGAACGCAGACGAGGTCAAGGCGCTGGCGACGCGCGTCGCTAAAGCAATCGCCGAACCGTTCTGCATCGCGGGCCATACCGTCCAGATCGCGACGAGCATCGGCTACGTGCTGTCATCGACGCACGGATCCGATCTCAGCCAACTTGTCGCCAGCGCCGATCAGGCGCTTTGCGCCGTCAAGGCGCGGGGCGGCGGAATCAAACAGTGTGACGCAATCGTGGATAGCACCGCGTATGATTCTGAGGTGCGGATAGCAGCTTGA
- a CDS encoding IS5 family transposase, producing the protein MPWTDTARRQHMRKGGRYPSDLRDAEWALIEPLFPAARSGGRRRTTCLRAVMDAIMYIASSGCAWRMLPKCFPATSTVRGYFYSWRDSGLLTTINHLLVMAAREQAGREASPSAGVIDSQSVKTTESGGICGYDAGKKVKGRKRHIITDTCGFLVFILVHAADIQDRDGAVDVLKAIRFRFPFLRHVFADGGYAGDKLKAALEGHGSWTLEIIKRSDTAKGFVLLPRRWVVERTFAWLGRCRRLAKDWERSIESATAWATIASIRMLTRRIARLSTH; encoded by the coding sequence TTGCCTTGGACTGATACCGCTCGCCGTCAGCATATGCGCAAGGGGGGGCGCTATCCAAGCGATTTACGGGATGCGGAATGGGCGTTGATCGAGCCGCTGTTTCCGGCAGCCCGCAGCGGCGGGCGTCGTCGCACGACCTGCCTTCGGGCGGTGATGGATGCGATCATGTATATTGCGTCGAGCGGTTGCGCCTGGCGGATGCTGCCCAAATGCTTTCCGGCGACGTCGACAGTGCGCGGCTATTTCTACAGCTGGCGGGATAGTGGGCTGCTGACGACAATCAACCACTTGCTGGTAATGGCAGCACGCGAACAGGCCGGCCGCGAGGCCTCACCCAGTGCTGGCGTTATCGACAGCCAATCGGTCAAAACAACGGAAAGCGGCGGAATTTGCGGCTATGACGCCGGCAAGAAGGTGAAGGGCCGCAAACGCCATATCATCACCGATACCTGCGGCTTTCTGGTGTTTATCCTGGTCCATGCCGCCGACATTCAGGACCGCGACGGCGCTGTCGATGTCCTCAAAGCCATCCGTTTCCGTTTCCCGTTCCTGCGCCATGTGTTTGCCGATGGTGGCTATGCCGGTGACAAACTCAAGGCCGCGCTTGAAGGCCATGGCAGCTGGACCCTCGAAATCATCAAGCGCTCCGATACCGCCAAGGGCTTTGTGCTTTTGCCCCGCCGTTGGGTTGTCGAGCGGACCTTCGCGTGGCTGGGCCGCTGCCGACGTCTCGCCAAAGACTGGGAGCGATCCATCGAAAGCGCCACGGCATGGGCAACCATCGCCAGCATCCGAATGCTCACACGCAGAATCGCAAGGCTCTCAACTCATTGA
- a CDS encoding PEP-CTERM sorting domain-containing protein — MSLKSLIAGVLALGTATVADATVILTSNFDSLALSTGSYTTVSSIEGWTSTTNGIEIQNHAAGAPFSSPNLVELDTFANSSMFHTLSEGTYLVSYYYSPRPAIGAASNGITLSIGSTALDTVTGTGGSDTMWTLRSVKFATTGGALTFAATGTSDSLGGYLDNITIAAVPDASTWILMIAGFGMVGIAARRRALHTVVA, encoded by the coding sequence ATGAGCCTAAAGTCCCTGATTGCCGGCGTGCTTGCTCTAGGCACTGCCACAGTGGCTGACGCCACCGTCATTCTCACGTCAAACTTTGACTCGCTCGCGCTTAGCACCGGCAGCTACACGACCGTGTCGTCGATCGAGGGTTGGACAAGCACGACAAACGGCATCGAAATCCAGAACCATGCTGCCGGAGCGCCGTTCTCAAGCCCGAACCTCGTCGAGCTCGATACCTTCGCCAACAGCTCGATGTTCCATACTCTCAGTGAGGGGACTTATCTCGTCAGCTATTACTACTCGCCGCGCCCGGCCATTGGCGCTGCCTCGAACGGGATCACGCTGTCGATCGGCTCGACCGCCCTCGACACTGTGACTGGCACCGGCGGCAGCGACACGATGTGGACGCTTCGCAGCGTCAAGTTCGCCACGACCGGCGGCGCGCTGACCTTCGCAGCGACCGGTACATCGGACTCACTCGGCGGCTATCTCGACAACATCACGATCGCTGCAGTGCCCGACGCATCGACGTGGATCCTCATGATCGCGGGCTTCGGGATGGTCGGAATCGCCGCGCGCCGCCGCGCGCTGCACACCGTGGTCGCCTGA
- a CDS encoding IS5 family transposase (programmed frameshift), whose amino-acid sequence MSDLIWLSEAQMRRIEPHFPLSHGVPRVDDRRVISGIIFVIRNGLRWRDAPADYGPPKTIYNRFIRWSRLGVFNRIFAALAAKGGKPDQLMIDATHLKAHRTAASLLKKGLFPRCIGRTKGGLNSKLHAVCDGQGRPLVMLLTEGQTSDYKGAALMLDALPKARAMLGDRGYDADWFRAALIAKGITPCIPSKANRKTPIPHDRTLYRQRHRIENMFGRLKDWRRIHTRYDRCAHAFFSAIALAATVIFWL is encoded by the exons ATGAGTGATCTGATTTGGTTGTCCGAGGCGCAGATGCGTCGGATCGAGCCACATTTTCCGTTGTCGCACGGGGTGCCGCGGGTCGATGACCGCCGGGTCATCAGCGGGATCATCTTCGTGATCAGGAACGGCTTGCGCTGGCGGGATGCGCCTGCGGACTACGGTCCGCCCAAGACGATCTACAACCGCTTCATCCGCTGGAGCCGGCTCGGCGTGTTCAACCGCATCTTTGCAGCGCTGGCGGCCAAAGGCGGCAAGCCTGACCAGTTGATGATCGACGCGACCCACCTGAAGGCGCACCGCACCGCTGCCAGCCTCCTCAAAAAGGGGCTCT TTCCCCGATGTATCGGACGGACTAAGGGCGGCCTGAACTCCAAGCTGCACGCGGTCTGCGACGGCCAGGGCCGCCCGCTGGTCATGCTCCTCACCGAGGGGCAGACCAGCGACTACAAGGGCGCAGCGCTGATGCTCGACGCCCTGCCCAAAGCGAGGGCCATGCTCGGTGACCGCGGCTATGACGCCGACTGGTTCCGCGCCGCCCTGATCGCCAAGGGCATCACACCCTGCATCCCATCGAAGGCCAACCGCAAAACCCCGATCCCGCATGACCGAACTCTCTACCGGCAACGTCACCGCATCGAGAACATGTTCGGCAGGCTCAAGGACTGGCGGCGTATCCACACCCGCTATGACCGCTGCGCGCACGCCTTCTTCTCGGCCATCGCGCTCGCCGCGACCGTCATCTTCTGGCTGTGA
- a CDS encoding IS701 family transposase, which produces MGGEWRSDLEVWLAPFLTALGHKKRARMCPAYVAGLIGPGDRKSVQPMAARDDAIGYDQLHHFVAAGVWDSAPLDAALLTEADRLVGGGDAFLVIDDTAMPKKGRHSVGVAPQYASSLGKNANCQTLVSVTLASREVPVMVGLRLFLPESWTSDPERMTKAKVPADRQVALTKPEIAIAEIDRVTAAGVRFGCVLADAGYGMSAPFRQALSERGLSWAVGIPGRQKVYPADVAMIFPIAGHGRPRQHHIPDAKSVASETLLAGQPWKRVSWRRGTKGRLAARFAALRVRVADGPTQRIRDMGGQHLPGEEVWLVGEHRSTGERKYYLSNLPADTAIKTLAGAIKARWICEQAHQQLKEELGLDHFEGRSWTGLHRHALMTMIAYAFLQSRRLTAAGRKKKSLRTTPSTKHARRQAGDRRSVREGATDAMPALQ; this is translated from the coding sequence ATGGGCGGAGAATGGCGAAGCGACCTTGAGGTTTGGCTGGCGCCGTTTTTGACGGCGCTGGGTCATAAGAAGCGGGCACGGATGTGTCCCGCTTATGTTGCCGGCCTGATCGGCCCTGGAGACCGCAAGAGCGTCCAGCCGATGGCGGCTCGCGACGATGCCATTGGGTATGACCAGCTTCATCACTTCGTGGCGGCAGGGGTCTGGGATAGTGCTCCGCTCGACGCGGCGCTGCTGACCGAAGCCGACCGGTTGGTCGGCGGCGGCGATGCCTTCCTTGTGATCGACGACACCGCGATGCCGAAGAAGGGGCGCCACTCGGTCGGTGTCGCGCCGCAATATGCGTCCTCGCTCGGCAAGAACGCGAACTGCCAGACGCTCGTGTCGGTGACACTCGCATCGCGCGAGGTGCCAGTGATGGTGGGTCTGCGCCTGTTCCTGCCGGAGAGTTGGACCAGCGATCCCGAGCGCATGACGAAGGCGAAGGTGCCCGCCGACCGGCAGGTCGCCTTGACCAAGCCTGAGATCGCCATCGCCGAGATCGACCGGGTCACGGCCGCGGGCGTGCGCTTCGGCTGTGTGCTGGCGGATGCCGGATATGGCATGAGCGCGCCGTTCCGCCAGGCGCTGAGCGAGCGCGGCCTGTCCTGGGCGGTCGGCATACCCGGCCGGCAGAAGGTCTATCCGGCTGATGTCGCGATGATCTTCCCGATCGCGGGACATGGCCGACCTCGTCAACACCATATCCCCGATGCAAAATCTGTTGCGTCCGAGACGTTGCTCGCCGGGCAGCCATGGAAACGGGTCAGTTGGCGACGGGGTACGAAAGGGCGACTGGCCGCGCGCTTCGCCGCACTGCGCGTGCGTGTCGCCGACGGCCCGACCCAGCGTATCCGCGACATGGGCGGCCAGCATCTGCCGGGTGAAGAAGTGTGGCTGGTTGGTGAGCATCGTTCGACCGGCGAGCGCAAATACTACCTCTCGAACCTGCCTGCCGACACCGCGATCAAAACGCTCGCCGGAGCAATCAAGGCGCGGTGGATCTGCGAGCAGGCGCACCAGCAGCTCAAGGAGGAACTCGGCCTCGACCACTTTGAAGGTCGATCGTGGACAGGCCTGCATCGACACGCCTTGATGACGATGATCGCCTACGCCTTCCTGCAGTCTCGCCGCCTCACCGCAGCGGGACGGAAAAAAAAGAGTCTCAGGACCACCCCCTCAACCAAGCATGCCCGCCGTCAGGCAGGCGATCGTCGATCTGTTCGCGAGGGCGCCACCGATGCGATGCCCGCACTGCAATGA
- a CDS encoding pyridoxamine 5'-phosphate oxidase family protein: protein MTQNYPRESQKLCFCQSSAKSEGGELAGRPMSNNGKVEYQGDSYFFAYDSTRTAQDIGREPKVGLSYQGSGGLLGKPPIFISIEGDASLIRDKQAFASRWSKDLERWFPEGINTPGLVMIKVSATRIHYWDGSDEGELAMED, encoded by the coding sequence ATCACGCAAAACTACCCAAGGGAATCCCAAAAATTATGCTTCTGCCAAAGTAGTGCTAAGTCGGAAGGCGGTGAACTCGCAGGCCGACCAATGAGCAATAACGGCAAAGTCGAGTATCAAGGCGACAGCTACTTTTTCGCGTATGACTCGACGCGGACGGCGCAGGATATCGGCCGCGAGCCCAAGGTCGGCCTGTCCTACCAGGGCTCGGGGGGCCTGCTGGGAAAGCCGCCGATCTTCATCTCGATCGAAGGGGATGCCTCGCTGATCCGCGATAAGCAGGCCTTCGCGTCGCGGTGGTCGAAGGACCTTGAGCGCTGGTTTCCCGAGGGTATTAATACGCCGGGTCTCGTCATGATCAAGGTAAGCGCGACACGGATCCACTACTGGGACGGATCGGACGAGGGTGAGTTGGCGATGGAAGATTGA
- a CDS encoding substrate binding domain-containing protein, with protein MTFAAGLIAPMLPAFLARYPDVRVVLETENRIIDLAREDADIAIRIGPLENSDLRVRSLGPIELWSCASPSYLAKNGQPTSVADLVGHRLFGWFDGPSEWTFTGPNGQLETVQVPTGTVVPEPIVFQALLVGGAGIGRLPDFLARGLIESGQLLRILPGFGSETTAAHALYPNHRSLSTKVRVFIDELINFIGQQTD; from the coding sequence GTGACATTTGCCGCCGGTCTTATCGCGCCGATGTTGCCCGCTTTCCTCGCACGCTACCCCGACGTGCGCGTCGTGCTCGAGACCGAAAACCGCATCATCGATCTCGCGCGTGAAGACGCCGATATCGCGATCAGGATCGGCCCGCTGGAAAACTCCGATCTGCGGGTACGGAGCCTGGGTCCGATCGAGCTCTGGTCCTGCGCAAGTCCTTCCTACCTTGCCAAGAACGGTCAACCGACCTCGGTCGCCGATCTCGTCGGTCACCGATTGTTCGGCTGGTTCGACGGGCCGAGTGAATGGACGTTCACCGGCCCCAACGGGCAACTCGAAACTGTTCAGGTTCCGACAGGGACTGTCGTTCCCGAGCCGATCGTCTTTCAGGCGCTGCTGGTCGGAGGCGCGGGCATCGGGCGGCTGCCGGACTTCCTAGCGCGCGGCTTGATCGAGAGTGGGCAACTACTGCGCATATTGCCCGGGTTCGGTTCGGAAACGACCGCGGCGCACGCGTTATATCCGAACCACCGGAGTCTATCGACCAAGGTCCGTGTTTTTATCGACGAGCTGATCAACTTCATTGGGCAGCAGACTGACTGA
- a CDS encoding PEPxxWA-CTERM sorting domain-containing protein codes for MRFSRLGLAVLPIAFAASAAQANYVKVDFSGHILAINPGTAAAFGVNTPITFEARYDTSKLVDHTQSVNDGTGLGFSSVLTASLSDDPKASLRIKLGSTSFTKFDAQSYGNPEGDCGPGCDLGGGNYPIVEILNGAFAGVGNIFINAAGYSLDADPIADAFGGFDLGSGNGGYDFFLGKSIGGDPFGKTLAVGNFDASSATTAAVPEPTTWALMIGGFGLAGGALRRRTYVAQ; via the coding sequence ATGCGTTTTTCAAGACTGGGTCTAGCAGTATTGCCCATCGCCTTCGCCGCGTCGGCAGCGCAAGCGAACTACGTCAAAGTGGACTTTTCCGGACATATCCTTGCGATCAATCCGGGGACGGCGGCGGCGTTCGGCGTCAATACGCCGATCACCTTCGAGGCTCGTTACGACACGAGCAAGCTCGTCGACCACACTCAATCGGTCAACGACGGTACCGGCCTCGGCTTCTCAAGCGTCCTGACCGCGAGCCTGTCCGACGATCCCAAGGCCTCGCTCAGGATTAAGCTCGGATCGACCAGCTTCACCAAGTTCGATGCCCAAAGCTACGGCAATCCCGAAGGCGACTGCGGGCCCGGTTGCGACCTTGGCGGAGGAAACTATCCGATCGTCGAGATACTCAATGGCGCCTTCGCCGGCGTCGGCAACATTTTCATCAACGCCGCCGGCTACAGCCTTGACGCCGATCCGATCGCCGATGCCTTCGGCGGCTTCGATCTCGGCAGCGGCAATGGCGGCTATGATTTTTTCCTTGGAAAATCGATCGGCGGCGATCCATTCGGGAAGACCCTTGCGGTGGGTAACTTCGACGCTTCGTCGGCAACGACGGCTGCGGTGCCCGAACCGACGACGTGGGCGCTGATGATCGGCGGCTTCGGCCTCGCGGGCGGGGCGCTACGCCGAAGGACCTACGTCGCGCAATAG
- a CDS encoding BTAD domain-containing putative transcriptional regulator — MVDQDSGAGSVCEVPSYDIRLFGTFTIVAANGEPVTPGARKARALLAYLILTGEPVPREWIAALLWSDRGDEQARASLRQTLYEMRAFVSGECPPMAAFDRTRIWLVAGSVMTDLDRMRLLGTTGEASALVAIVGDQPRDLLIDLDGVDAAFDDWLVVERVRRRDERRRILLAMGERALAGSDAAVALHLGNCLLAIDPIDEAGARLAMTAHHRSGDRDGTRQTFARLEMALRDDIGMAPSEETVAMHRDLMSAPPARPPDKPAAPSSRHSVDDVTGVEAARKFTAPAARRPYLRRATVAVTVAGVIAAAVGLWVWPSSGAEQRMLLVEPLRVAPGDGTAQTLKEGLSTDLARMIVGNDATLTVVDAGDQQSATRTRFAVFGNAQSSNGVLHANIKLVGDHDAILWSNSFSRPIGDVDALREQMAAAVADVTLCALGRHDPGALDLETMRLFLGACEQKHGDWEVSVKLLKQAVTRKPDFAHGWAMLAAATASVADESDDAMAAKLREQAGLYATRALALNRNEPEAYYARAEILPGLVNWHRRMQILAAGHAVDPTNSVVNSTIAGNLALVGRLHEAVDYARSAVQFDPFNPRELAWLVELLADDGQLYASAAVAQQAGQRFPLNRFILRSEFIAAALVGDPRRARALLADELSLGLEMDSAANWNQFIAARIDPAPARLDDAVRSIVASASDPQHGGLGSVVKLGVLQQVAAGYELIARTSLDSHTEVDTDQLFIPTMAAFRADPRFMDLAVRVKLVAIWLESGHWPDFCDRSLSYDCRMAAQKAFAHGG, encoded by the coding sequence ATGGTGGACCAGGATAGTGGCGCGGGCTCGGTCTGTGAGGTGCCGTCGTACGATATACGGCTGTTCGGGACTTTCACGATCGTCGCTGCGAACGGCGAACCGGTTACGCCAGGCGCACGCAAGGCGCGGGCGTTGCTCGCCTATCTAATATTAACGGGCGAGCCGGTCCCGCGCGAGTGGATCGCCGCCCTTTTGTGGAGTGACCGGGGCGACGAGCAGGCGCGCGCCAGCCTGCGACAGACCCTGTACGAGATGCGGGCATTTGTTTCGGGCGAGTGTCCACCGATGGCGGCGTTCGACCGGACGCGGATCTGGCTCGTCGCTGGCAGCGTCATGACCGATCTCGACCGAATGCGGCTGCTCGGAACAACCGGGGAGGCATCTGCGCTGGTGGCGATCGTCGGCGATCAGCCGCGCGACCTTTTGATCGATCTCGACGGCGTCGATGCGGCATTCGACGACTGGCTCGTCGTCGAGCGCGTCCGTCGGCGTGACGAACGGCGTCGGATCCTCCTGGCGATGGGTGAGCGCGCACTCGCCGGCAGCGACGCGGCGGTGGCGCTCCATCTGGGCAACTGCCTTCTTGCGATCGACCCGATCGACGAGGCCGGAGCGCGACTGGCAATGACGGCGCACCATCGTTCCGGCGACCGTGACGGGACCCGTCAGACCTTCGCGCGGCTCGAAATGGCGCTGCGCGACGACATCGGCATGGCACCGTCGGAAGAAACTGTCGCGATGCACCGGGATCTGATGTCGGCACCGCCGGCGCGTCCTCCCGACAAGCCGGCGGCCCCGTCGTCCCGCCACAGCGTCGACGACGTCACCGGCGTCGAAGCGGCGCGTAAATTCACTGCGCCGGCGGCGCGGCGACCGTATCTGCGGCGGGCGACGGTGGCCGTGACCGTCGCCGGCGTGATCGCCGCTGCCGTCGGCCTCTGGGTCTGGCCGTCGAGCGGAGCGGAGCAGCGCATGCTCCTCGTTGAGCCGCTTCGTGTCGCGCCCGGCGACGGCACCGCACAGACATTGAAGGAGGGGCTGTCGACCGACCTCGCCCGCATGATCGTCGGGAACGACGCGACTTTGACCGTGGTCGACGCCGGTGACCAGCAGAGCGCTACACGGACCCGCTTCGCGGTTTTTGGAAACGCCCAGAGCAGCAATGGCGTCCTCCACGCCAACATCAAGCTCGTCGGCGACCATGATGCGATCCTATGGTCGAACAGCTTTTCGCGGCCGATCGGCGACGTCGACGCACTCCGCGAACAAATGGCCGCGGCAGTCGCCGATGTGACCTTATGTGCTTTGGGCCGCCACGATCCCGGTGCCCTCGACCTTGAGACGATGCGTCTGTTCCTTGGTGCCTGCGAGCAAAAACATGGAGACTGGGAGGTATCGGTCAAGTTGCTCAAGCAGGCGGTCACGCGAAAACCTGATTTCGCGCACGGCTGGGCGATGCTGGCCGCAGCAACCGCGTCGGTCGCCGACGAGAGCGACGACGCCATGGCAGCGAAGCTTCGGGAACAGGCGGGCCTCTACGCAACAAGGGCGCTGGCGCTCAACCGCAACGAGCCCGAAGCGTATTATGCCCGCGCCGAGATCCTGCCGGGGCTCGTGAACTGGCACCGTCGCATGCAAATTCTAGCGGCAGGCCATGCCGTCGATCCGACCAATTCGGTCGTGAACAGTACGATTGCCGGGAACCTCGCTCTCGTTGGTCGCCTGCACGAGGCCGTCGACTATGCTCGTTCGGCCGTCCAGTTCGATCCGTTCAATCCGCGTGAGCTCGCGTGGCTGGTTGAACTACTTGCCGACGATGGGCAACTTTACGCATCGGCGGCGGTCGCGCAACAGGCCGGGCAGCGATTTCCGCTGAACCGCTTCATCCTGCGCAGTGAGTTCATCGCCGCCGCTCTGGTCGGCGACCCCCGCCGCGCCCGCGCCCTGCTTGCCGACGAACTCTCACTTGGCCTCGAGATGGACAGCGCGGCGAACTGGAACCAGTTTATCGCTGCCCGCATCGATCCGGCGCCCGCCCGGCTCGACGATGCGGTTCGGTCAATCGTTGCCAGCGCATCCGACCCGCAGCACGGCGGGCTTGGATCGGTCGTGAAGCTTGGCGTTCTCCAACAGGTCGCCGCAGGCTACGAGCTTATCGCGCGAACGAGCCTAGACAGCCACACGGAGGTCGACACCGATCAGCTCTTTATCCCGACGATGGCGGCGTTCCGCGCAGATCCCCGCTTCATGGACCTTGCCGTGCGCGTAAAGCTGGTCGCGATTTGGCTCGAGAGCGGGCATTGGCCCGATTTCTGCGACAGGTCGCTTTCGTATGATTGCAGGATGGCAGCGCAAAAGGCTTTCGCGCACGGAGGATGA
- a CDS encoding PEPxxWA-CTERM sorting domain-containing protein, whose translation MTISRNVALGRFEGWRGVSMLKSISLGLCCLAATVAAPALAANTFTINYYTIAGTYGGGSGDPDFNTIGCCTPTYYDEVKPTLGALGLPVYNAASAAPFIHDTTPDGQITWWSPGLNSHVTYTGTATVTSPFANYNFYPNNGTGTDDSHGFQGATISGQFNLTAPESVTFSFGADDDAFLALDRNVIAQEGGIHGVSAAPVTTSVLAAGVHNFTLFYVDRNVTGAGLYFNVDTSNIVVTPPVGGVPEPATWAMMVAGFGFVGLSVRRRRPTTVAA comes from the coding sequence ATGACGATATCGCGCAACGTCGCGCTTGGTCGCTTTGAAGGATGGAGGGGTGTCAGCATGCTAAAGTCAATCTCGCTTGGATTATGTTGTTTAGCCGCGACGGTCGCCGCGCCGGCGCTGGCTGCTAACACATTCACTATCAACTACTATACGATTGCAGGAACCTATGGCGGCGGCAGCGGCGACCCCGATTTCAACACGATCGGCTGCTGCACGCCGACCTACTATGACGAAGTCAAGCCGACGTTGGGCGCACTCGGCCTGCCGGTCTATAACGCGGCCTCAGCGGCTCCGTTTATCCACGACACCACGCCAGACGGCCAGATCACGTGGTGGAGCCCGGGTCTGAATAGCCATGTTACCTATACCGGCACCGCGACCGTCACGAGCCCGTTCGCGAACTATAATTTCTATCCAAACAACGGAACCGGAACTGACGATTCCCATGGATTTCAGGGCGCAACGATTTCGGGTCAGTTTAACCTGACTGCGCCCGAATCGGTCACTTTCAGCTTCGGCGCTGACGACGACGCCTTCCTTGCGCTCGACCGCAATGTCATCGCTCAAGAGGGTGGGATCCACGGCGTTTCAGCGGCTCCTGTGACGACATCGGTCCTCGCTGCCGGCGTGCATAACTTCACACTGTTCTACGTCGATCGCAACGTTACCGGCGCGGGGCTCTATTTCAACGTCGACACAAGCAACATCGTCGTCACGCCGCCGGTCGGTGGCGTACCTGAGCCAGCCACATGGGCCATGATGGTCGCGGGCTTCGGTTTCGTGGGCCTAAGCGTACGCCGCCGTCGCCCGACTACCGTCGCGGCTTAA